In a genomic window of bacterium:
- a CDS encoding DUF929 family protein, with translation MAKRPRGKTKADQRGASRRPARRRGIGVVWLLPALGLALALVAVAAAVHERQRPAASRPVPAVVGGPVPADIAHDLTAIPEATWNRVGAVDTGHPQIVGALSATGTPVVLYVGAEFCPNCAATRWSLVAALERFGTFTGLALSASSATDTFPSTPTLTMLHARYQSRYVALETVELQGNTQDASGQYPPLQRLTPSQAALYSHDDPSGYIPFLLVGGRYLLVGSSFSPALLQGMDWQTIAAGLPLGTTAAARAILGAANAMSAEICAVDGGAPAAVCRSAGVRNAAALLPQPGK, from the coding sequence ATGGCGAAACGACCGCGCGGGAAAACGAAGGCCGATCAGCGGGGCGCATCGCGCCGGCCCGCGCGACGGCGCGGGATCGGCGTCGTGTGGCTGCTGCCGGCGCTCGGGCTCGCGCTGGCACTCGTCGCCGTCGCGGCCGCGGTGCACGAACGGCAGCGACCGGCCGCGTCGCGACCCGTGCCGGCGGTTGTCGGCGGGCCGGTCCCGGCGGACATCGCGCACGACCTCACCGCGATCCCCGAGGCCACGTGGAACCGCGTGGGTGCGGTCGACACCGGCCACCCGCAGATCGTGGGAGCGCTGTCGGCCACCGGCACCCCGGTCGTGCTCTACGTGGGCGCGGAGTTCTGCCCGAATTGCGCCGCCACCCGATGGTCGCTTGTGGCCGCCCTCGAGCGGTTCGGCACCTTCACCGGGCTCGCGCTGTCGGCGTCGTCCGCCACCGATACGTTCCCGAGCACGCCCACGCTCACGATGCTCCACGCCCGCTACCAGAGTCGGTACGTGGCGCTGGAGACGGTGGAGCTTCAGGGCAACACGCAGGACGCCTCGGGACAGTATCCTCCGCTGCAGCGCCTCACCCCGAGCCAGGCCGCGCTCTACAGCCACGACGACCCATCGGGGTACATCCCGTTCCTGCTCGTCGGCGGCCGGTATCTTCTCGTGGGATCGTCCTTCTCGCCCGCGCTGTTGCAAGGGATGGACTGGCAGACAATCGCAGCGGGGCTCCCGCTCGGCACGACTGCCGCCGCCCGCGCGATCCTGGGCGCGGCCAATGCAATGAGCGCGGAGATCTGCGCCGTCGACGGCGGGGCGCCGGCCGCGGTGTGCCGGAGCGCAGGCGTACGCAACGCCGCGGCGCTGTTGCCTCAACCGGGGAAATAA
- a CDS encoding vitamin K epoxide reductase family protein — protein sequence MAVRTWDRIRLAASLIGLAIAVYLTVLHYDAAIPLVCSTSGTVNCERVLSSPEASWQGIPVALWGVGWFVAAAALALLSLAQRGAPEPWWLRRAGLSWTMVGAAFVVWFLYTELVVIGNICAWCTVVHALIVGLFAIQVLTDAARAPSRQGR from the coding sequence ATGGCGGTTCGGACGTGGGACCGCATCCGTCTGGCAGCCAGCCTGATCGGTCTCGCCATCGCCGTGTACCTCACCGTCCTCCACTACGACGCGGCCATACCGCTGGTCTGTTCCACGTCGGGGACCGTGAACTGCGAACGCGTGCTGAGCAGCCCCGAGGCGTCCTGGCAGGGGATCCCCGTGGCGCTCTGGGGCGTGGGGTGGTTCGTCGCCGCCGCGGCCCTCGCGCTCCTCTCCTTGGCACAGCGGGGCGCGCCGGAACCCTGGTGGCTGCGTCGGGCCGGGCTGAGCTGGACGATGGTCGGAGCCGCGTTCGTCGTATGGTTTCTGTACACCGAGCTCGTCGTCATCGGAAACATCTGCGCGTGGTGCACCGTCGTGCACGCGCTGATCGTCGGTCTCTTCGCCATCCAAGTCCTGACAGACGCCGCACGCGCGCCCAGCCGTCAGGGCCGCTAG
- a CDS encoding extracellular solute-binding protein, producing MGVAMALVIAVVAVVTAGRELPAAMGAGMGPVTVLYAGSLVNVMENDVGPAFNSATGAQFRGFGAGSGALANQIKDKLRPGDVFISAVPSVNAQLMGPQNGDWVRWYTSFATAPLVIGYNPSSRFAADLKSSAWYGVMSRPGFRLGRTDPKLDPKGALTIQFMQKAAEYYHRPALAADVLGPDNNPAQVFPEETLVGRLEAGQLDAGFFYSQEAVQGHIPYITPPAAIDLFAEFTVTILRGARNPDGAAAFVKFLLGPSGKRILADAGLTVLSPKFAGDASAVPDALRTVVK from the coding sequence ATGGGCGTGGCGATGGCGCTGGTCATCGCGGTTGTCGCCGTCGTGACGGCGGGACGTGAACTGCCAGCGGCGATGGGTGCCGGGATGGGACCGGTGACCGTCCTGTATGCCGGATCGCTGGTCAACGTGATGGAGAACGACGTCGGTCCGGCGTTCAACTCCGCGACCGGCGCGCAGTTCCGAGGGTTCGGTGCCGGGTCCGGGGCGCTCGCCAACCAGATCAAGGACAAGCTCCGACCGGGGGACGTCTTCATCAGCGCGGTCCCCTCGGTGAACGCGCAGCTCATGGGCCCGCAGAACGGCGACTGGGTTCGCTGGTACACGAGCTTCGCCACCGCGCCGCTCGTGATTGGGTACAACCCGTCCAGCCGGTTCGCCGCGGACCTCAAGTCGAGCGCCTGGTACGGCGTGATGAGCCGGCCCGGATTCCGCCTCGGGCGCACCGACCCGAAGCTGGATCCCAAGGGGGCCCTGACGATCCAGTTCATGCAAAAAGCGGCGGAGTACTACCATCGGCCGGCGCTGGCGGCCGACGTCCTGGGGCCCGACAACAACCCCGCGCAGGTGTTCCCCGAAGAAACGCTCGTGGGGCGGCTGGAAGCCGGCCAGCTCGACGCGGGGTTCTTCTACTCGCAGGAGGCGGTGCAGGGGCACATCCCGTACATCACCCCGCCGGCCGCGATCGACCTGTTCGCGGAGTTTACCGTGACGATCCTCCGCGGTGCGCGCAATCCCGACGGTGCCGCGGCGTTCGTGAAGTTCCTGCTGGGCCCGAGCGGGAAGCGCATCCTCGCCGACGCCGGTCTTACGGTGCTGTCGCCGAAGTTCGCCGGCGACGCGTCCG